One Oscillospiraceae bacterium DNA segment encodes these proteins:
- the phoU gene encoding phosphate signaling complex protein PhoU, with amino-acid sequence MMRRFEAELTELNSSLIEMGAMIEAAIAGAVRALAEQERSVAEAVISGDNQIDDKEKEIETLCLRLLLARQPVARDFRQISTALKMVTDMERIGDQAADISEICLGLIGQSYIKKIERIPRMASATTLMVTRSIDAYVRKDPELAQSVIESDDIVDGLFFEIRAELIQLVHADAANGEQAFDLMQIAKYFERIGDHACNIAEWVIFFLTGRHKNKQLL; translated from the coding sequence GTGATGCGGCGTTTTGAGGCGGAACTGACGGAACTGAACAGCAGTCTGATCGAAATGGGGGCAATGATCGAGGCGGCGATCGCCGGGGCTGTGCGGGCGCTGGCGGAGCAGGAGCGTTCTGTCGCCGAGGCGGTGATCAGCGGGGATAATCAGATCGACGACAAGGAAAAAGAGATCGAGACCCTGTGCCTGCGCCTTTTGCTGGCCCGGCAGCCGGTGGCCCGCGATTTTCGCCAGATCTCCACCGCGCTGAAAATGGTCACGGATATGGAGCGCATCGGCGATCAGGCGGCCGATATCTCGGAGATCTGCCTGGGGCTGATCGGGCAGTCCTATATCAAAAAAATAGAACGCATCCCGCGGATGGCGAGCGCCACGACGCTCATGGTGACGCGGAGCATCGACGCCTATGTGCGCAAGGATCCGGAGCTGGCGCAGAGCGTCATCGAGAGCGACGATATTGTGGACGGCCTGTTTTTTGAGATCCGGGCGGAACTCATCCAGCTCGTGCACGCGGACGCCGCGAACGGGGAGCAGGCTTTTGACCTGATGCAGATCGCCAAGTATTTTGAGCGCATCGGCGACCACGCCTGCAATATCGCGGAATGGGTCATATTTTTTCTCACGGGCCGCCATAAGAATAAGCAGCTGTTATAA
- a CDS encoding response regulator transcription factor gives MQPIYIVEDDDNLRELLCYALENAGFAAEGFPRAEEFYLRLKKGAPRLVLLDIMLPGEDGLSILAALRRLEATKDLPVILLTAKGAEYDRIKGLDLGADDYVTKPFSVMELVARVRAVLRRAPAGAERGDIVTGGALTLSAERHTVLADGEAVALTNKEFALLECLLRNAGLVLTRDMLMERVWGFDFEGESRTVDMHIRSLRQKLGKAGEAIKTVRGMGYKLEGDG, from the coding sequence ATGCAGCCGATCTATATCGTGGAAGACGACGACAATCTGCGCGAGCTTTTGTGCTACGCGCTGGAAAACGCCGGGTTCGCGGCTGAAGGGTTTCCGCGGGCGGAAGAATTTTACCTGCGGCTGAAAAAAGGGGCGCCGCGCCTCGTTCTGCTCGACATCATGCTGCCGGGCGAGGACGGACTCAGTATATTGGCCGCGCTGCGGCGGCTAGAGGCGACAAAAGACCTGCCGGTCATCCTCCTGACCGCCAAAGGGGCGGAATATGACCGCATCAAGGGTCTGGATCTCGGCGCGGACGATTATGTGACCAAACCGTTTTCCGTCATGGAACTCGTGGCGCGCGTCCGGGCCGTGCTGCGCCGGGCGCCGGCGGGGGCGGAGCGCGGCGATATTGTGACCGGCGGCGCTCTGACGCTTTCCGCCGAACGCCATACCGTCTTGGCGGACGGCGAGGCGGTGGCGCTGACGAACAAGGAGTTTGCCCTCTTGGAGTGCCTGCTGCGCAACGCCGGGCTGGTGCTGACGCGCGATATGCTGATGGAGCGGGTTTGGGGGTTTGATTTTGAAGGCGAGAGCCGGACGGTCGACATGCATATCCGTTCTCTCAGGCAAAAACTGGGAAAAGCGGGCGAAGCCATAAAAACCGTGCGCGGGATGGGCTATAAGCTGGAGGGAGACGGGTGA